A single region of the Hoeflea prorocentri genome encodes:
- the cobM gene encoding precorrin-4 C(11)-methyltransferase encodes MTVYFIGAGPGAADLITVRGQRLVEKCPVCLFAGSLVPQEIVTAAPDDALVLDTAPMHLDTIIEEIEKAHREGKDVARVHSGDPSIYGAIAEQMRRLDSLGIDYEVVPGVPAFAGVAAQLKTELTLPEIAQTVIITRTGMKASSMPDGEQLELLGQSGATLAIHLSIRNLDYVRNALSPHYGEDCPVVIAYRATWPDELYIKTTLAEMKQEVRKAKLTRTALIMVGPVLGDVAFRDSALYDADYSHVLRNAGKKKNREAV; translated from the coding sequence ATGACCGTTTATTTCATTGGTGCCGGGCCCGGCGCCGCCGATCTGATTACCGTGCGCGGACAACGGCTTGTCGAGAAATGCCCGGTCTGCCTTTTTGCCGGATCGCTGGTGCCGCAGGAGATCGTCACCGCCGCTCCGGATGATGCATTGGTGCTCGATACCGCCCCCATGCATCTCGACACCATCATCGAAGAAATCGAAAAGGCACACCGGGAAGGCAAGGACGTGGCCCGGGTGCATTCGGGCGATCCATCCATTTATGGCGCCATCGCGGAACAGATGCGCCGTCTCGACAGTCTCGGTATCGACTATGAGGTCGTACCCGGTGTTCCCGCCTTTGCTGGTGTGGCGGCACAGCTCAAGACCGAATTGACCCTGCCGGAGATCGCGCAGACAGTTATCATTACGCGAACGGGCATGAAGGCCTCATCCATGCCCGATGGCGAGCAACTGGAACTCCTCGGCCAGTCCGGCGCCACGCTGGCCATCCATCTGTCGATCCGCAATCTGGATTATGTGCGCAACGCGCTCTCACCGCATTATGGCGAGGATTGCCCGGTGGTGATTGCCTATCGCGCGACCTGGCCGGACGAACTCTACATCAAGACGACGCTTGCCGAGATGAAGCAGGAAGTGCGCAAGGCAAAACTGACACGAACAGCGTTGATCATGGTCGGGCCCGTGCTTGGCGACGTCGCATTTCGCGATTCCGCACTTTATGACGCCGACTATTCTCACGTGCTTCGCAATGCCGGCAAGAAAAAGAACCGTGAGGCCGTCTAG
- the cobJ gene encoding precorrin-3B C(17)-methyltransferase, with protein MSEPRPAIVVLSQTHLQLARRLVGLVDAELHGLRGRVGTADVLFDSTARHVGDLFRSGRPIIGVMASGALIRLLAPQLTDKHNEPPVLSVSQDGSSIVPLLGGHHGANDLARLIADGIGGHAAITTAGDLQFGIALDAPPQGYVLINPQAAKPVMAALIGGETAKLSGANDWLEQSTIAFSDNGSVVLTTTALATVPRENELVFAPRVLCLGIGCERGAPAEEVIALAEETLAQAGLTAKALTGVFSIDLKADETAIHAVAGHFGVPARFFDAGRLEQEADRLENPSDIVFAEVGCHGVAEGAALAAAGADGDLVVAKRKSRRATCAVAKALQPVAATLPGKARGTLYIVGIGPGSDGWRSPEVSDMIGRSTDLVGYSLYLDLVAGLSHGKARHDFDLGKEEARVRHAMELAGEGRTVSLVCSGDAGIYAMATLAFELLDKGRTGRDADGGLSDAAGRVEISVSPGISALQAAAARTGAPLGHDFCTISLSDLLTPWPDIERRVRAAAEGDFVIAFYNPVSRRRRTQLAFAKEELLKHRPGDTPVVLATNLGREGENVRIVPLASLNVDDVDMLTVVIAGSSQSRTVRTGDGREWVYTPRGYAAKEGSVLDGKEAAE; from the coding sequence ATGTCTGAACCGCGACCCGCCATTGTTGTCCTCAGCCAAACCCATCTGCAACTTGCGCGGCGCCTGGTGGGCTTGGTTGACGCTGAGCTTCACGGCCTGCGCGGGCGCGTCGGAACGGCGGATGTGCTGTTTGATTCAACGGCACGGCATGTCGGTGACCTGTTTCGCTCGGGCCGCCCGATTATCGGTGTCATGGCGAGCGGAGCGCTCATCAGATTGCTGGCGCCGCAGCTGACTGACAAGCATAACGAGCCGCCGGTGCTGTCGGTATCGCAGGACGGGAGCAGCATTGTTCCGCTGCTCGGCGGTCATCACGGCGCCAATGATCTGGCGCGGCTGATCGCAGACGGGATCGGTGGGCATGCGGCGATCACAACCGCCGGCGACCTGCAATTCGGCATCGCACTCGATGCGCCGCCGCAGGGCTACGTCCTGATCAATCCGCAAGCCGCCAAACCGGTCATGGCGGCGTTGATCGGCGGCGAAACTGCCAAGCTTTCAGGGGCGAACGACTGGCTTGAACAATCAACCATTGCTTTTTCGGACAATGGTTCGGTGGTGCTGACGACGACTGCCTTGGCCACCGTGCCGCGTGAAAACGAACTTGTCTTCGCACCCCGGGTGCTGTGTCTCGGTATCGGCTGTGAGCGCGGCGCACCAGCTGAAGAGGTCATCGCACTTGCCGAGGAAACGCTGGCGCAAGCCGGTCTTACGGCTAAAGCGCTGACCGGTGTGTTCTCGATCGATCTGAAGGCGGATGAAACGGCAATCCATGCCGTCGCGGGTCACTTTGGTGTGCCGGCCCGCTTCTTCGATGCCGGAAGGCTGGAACAGGAGGCCGATCGGCTGGAAAACCCGTCCGATATCGTCTTCGCCGAAGTCGGCTGCCATGGTGTTGCGGAGGGCGCGGCCCTGGCCGCAGCCGGTGCTGATGGCGACCTTGTTGTTGCCAAGCGCAAGTCGCGGCGCGCCACCTGCGCAGTCGCCAAGGCCTTGCAGCCGGTCGCTGCGACGCTGCCGGGCAAGGCGCGCGGAACGCTGTATATTGTCGGCATCGGGCCGGGCAGCGATGGCTGGCGCTCACCGGAAGTCAGCGACATGATCGGCCGCTCGACAGACCTTGTCGGCTATTCGCTCTATCTCGATCTGGTCGCCGGTCTTTCGCACGGCAAGGCGCGTCACGATTTCGATCTCGGAAAAGAAGAAGCCCGCGTGCGTCATGCCATGGAACTTGCGGGCGAGGGCCGTACGGTTTCGCTTGTGTGCTCAGGCGATGCCGGCATCTATGCGATGGCAACGCTTGCTTTCGAGCTTCTGGACAAAGGCCGTACGGGCCGGGATGCCGATGGCGGCTTGAGCGATGCCGCCGGGCGCGTTGAGATATCGGTTTCGCCAGGTATCTCCGCATTGCAGGCCGCCGCCGCGCGCACGGGTGCGCCTCTCGGGCATGATTTCTGCACCATCTCGCTGTCTGACTTGTTGACGCCCTGGCCGGATATCGAGCGGCGTGTGCGGGCAGCCGCCGAAGGTGACTTCGTGATTGCCTTCTACAATCCGGTGTCGCGTCGCCGGCGCACCCAGCTTGCCTTTGCGAAGGAAGAATTGCTCAAGCACCGGCCCGGCGACACGCCGGTTGTGCTGGCCACCAATCTCGGCCGCGAGGGTGAAAACGTCCGTATCGTACCGCTCGCCTCCTTGAATGTTGACGATGTGGACATGCTCACCGTCGTCATTGCCGGCTCATCGCAGAGCCGCACGGTCCGCACCGGAGACGGACGGGAGTGGGTCTATACACCCCGCGGCTATGCCGCGAAGGAAGGAAGTGTGCTTGACGGGAAGGAGGCGGCGGAATGA
- the cobI gene encoding precorrin-2 C(20)-methyltransferase gives MTGRLYGLGVGPGDPELLTLKAHRLLQSCKVIAFPAPDTGPSFARSIVEQFVVSGQVEYPIIIPMRTERFPAQAIYDEAAKHLAGHLEAGEDVAVLCEGDPFFYGSFMYLYERLAGRFDCEIVPGVSSIMAGAAALRRPLAARNDVLVVIPGPLLDEAIAEKLSTADAAVIIKVGRHFDRIRTLIAELGLTGHAGYLERVSLADERILPLSAATGTAPYFSMILVYKGAEDWVSSLPVIERDSARAGEEEVHNV, from the coding sequence ATGACCGGCCGGCTGTACGGGCTCGGCGTCGGGCCGGGCGACCCGGAACTCTTGACCCTCAAGGCACACCGGCTGCTGCAGTCCTGCAAGGTGATTGCCTTTCCCGCACCAGATACGGGCCCCAGCTTCGCGCGGTCCATTGTTGAGCAGTTTGTTGTTTCGGGACAGGTGGAATATCCGATCATTATTCCCATGCGGACCGAGCGGTTCCCCGCACAGGCAATCTACGATGAAGCGGCAAAGCACCTCGCAGGTCACCTTGAAGCCGGAGAAGACGTCGCTGTTCTTTGCGAGGGCGATCCGTTTTTCTACGGCTCATTCATGTATCTTTACGAGCGCCTCGCGGGGCGTTTCGATTGTGAAATCGTTCCCGGCGTGTCCTCGATCATGGCGGGCGCAGCCGCGCTCCGCCGTCCGCTTGCCGCACGCAACGATGTGCTCGTGGTTATTCCAGGGCCTTTGCTGGATGAGGCCATTGCGGAGAAACTGTCGACGGCCGATGCTGCCGTGATCATCAAGGTCGGCCGTCATTTTGACCGGATAAGAACCCTGATCGCAGAGCTCGGGCTGACCGGACACGCCGGATATCTGGAGCGCGTGTCGCTTGCCGATGAGCGCATCCTGCCGCTTTCGGCAGCGACCGGAACAGCTCCTTATTTTTCGATGATCCTTGTCTACAAGGGTGCCGAGGACTGGGTGTCGAGCCTTCCGGTCATCGAGCGGGATTCGGCAAGGGCCGGTGAAGAGGAAGTGCACAATGTCTGA
- the cbiE gene encoding precorrin-6y C5,15-methyltransferase (decarboxylating) subunit CbiE yields MTTQAPWLTILGIGDDGINTLTPPALALMQQATTLVAPERVLSCLDLETLGLEDCEVVPWTMGVGPTLEFLNERRGTPVTILATGDPMHFGIGATMRRTIEADEMIVIPSPSGFSLAAARMGWSLSDVACISLHGRAVAGLEPHVLPENRILSLTSVGRTIHEVANILVERGYGGSRLTILEHMGGQTEKLVEKRARDVGDYDREHPAFADFNVLAIECVAGEGADILPPLPGLPDDVFVNDGQLTKREVRAATVCALRPCPGALLWDVGAGCGSISIEWMRAARSARAIAIEPSGDRRAMIAQNATRLGTPRIRIEEGAAPAALSGLEQPDAVFIGGGLATDGVFDACWQALKPGGRMVANVVTLEGEARLSALYDNHGGELTRLSVARAQPVGGMSGWKPLMPVTQWQKTKSRGQQ; encoded by the coding sequence ATGACGACGCAGGCACCATGGCTGACCATCCTTGGCATCGGCGACGATGGCATCAATACGCTGACACCGCCGGCCCTTGCGCTTATGCAGCAGGCAACAACGCTTGTTGCACCGGAGCGCGTGCTTTCCTGTCTCGATCTCGAAACACTTGGTCTGGAGGACTGTGAGGTGGTTCCCTGGACGATGGGTGTCGGCCCGACGCTTGAGTTTCTGAATGAACGGCGCGGCACCCCGGTCACCATTCTGGCGACGGGTGACCCCATGCATTTCGGCATCGGCGCCACCATGCGGCGAACGATTGAAGCCGACGAGATGATCGTTATCCCGTCACCCTCCGGTTTCTCGCTGGCGGCGGCACGCATGGGCTGGAGCCTTTCCGATGTCGCCTGCATCTCGCTGCATGGCCGTGCCGTTGCCGGGCTGGAGCCGCATGTGCTTCCTGAAAACCGCATCCTGTCGCTGACATCTGTTGGGCGCACGATCCACGAGGTCGCAAACATATTGGTGGAGCGCGGCTACGGCGGCTCCCGCCTGACGATCCTTGAACATATGGGTGGACAAACCGAAAAGCTCGTGGAGAAACGGGCCCGTGATGTCGGCGACTATGACCGTGAACATCCGGCCTTTGCGGATTTCAATGTTCTGGCCATTGAATGTGTGGCAGGCGAGGGCGCGGACATCCTGCCGCCGCTTCCGGGGCTGCCCGATGATGTGTTTGTCAATGACGGGCAATTGACCAAACGGGAGGTGCGCGCCGCAACAGTCTGCGCCTTGCGGCCCTGCCCCGGCGCGCTCCTGTGGGATGTCGGCGCCGGCTGTGGCTCCATCTCGATCGAATGGATGCGTGCAGCCCGTTCCGCCAGGGCGATTGCGATTGAACCTTCCGGTGACCGCCGTGCCATGATCGCCCAGAACGCGACGCGGCTTGGAACGCCGCGTATCCGCATCGAGGAAGGCGCTGCGCCGGCCGCATTGTCCGGTCTTGAGCAGCCGGATGCGGTGTTCATCGGCGGTGGGCTGGCGACAGATGGCGTATTCGATGCCTGCTGGCAGGCGCTGAAACCTGGCGGCAGGATGGTCGCCAATGTGGTGACACTCGAAGGTGAGGCACGCCTTTCAGCGCTTTATGATAATCACGGCGGAGAGCTGACACGCCTGTCGGTTGCCCGGGCGCAACCGGTTGGCGGCATGTCCGGTTGGAAGCCGTTGATGCCAGTCACGCAGTGGCAAAAGACAAAATCTCGGGGGCAGCAATGA
- a CDS encoding precorrin-8X methylmutase — MPYSYIRDPAEIYRQSFETICNEADFSKFAEGSHDIVVRLIHACGMVDIVDNLEISDGAVEAGCEALKRNRPIVCDVDMVRQGIIRRLLPPDLPVLCGVSDEETAILARQNETTRSAAAFERLSGDWAGGIAVIGNAPTALFHLLDLIEDGAEPPALIVGIPVGFVGAVESKDALVQNSHNVPYITVRGRRGGSAMAAAAVNAIAGGLGA, encoded by the coding sequence ATGCCGTACAGCTACATCAGAGATCCCGCCGAGATTTATCGGCAAAGCTTTGAAACCATCTGCAACGAGGCGGATTTTTCAAAGTTTGCCGAGGGCTCGCATGACATTGTCGTGCGGCTGATCCATGCGTGCGGCATGGTCGATATTGTCGACAATCTGGAAATCTCCGACGGCGCTGTCGAAGCCGGCTGCGAGGCGCTCAAACGCAACCGTCCGATTGTCTGCGACGTGGACATGGTGCGTCAGGGCATCATACGTCGCCTGTTGCCGCCGGACCTTCCGGTACTGTGCGGCGTTTCCGATGAAGAGACGGCAATACTTGCAAGGCAAAATGAAACAACGCGGTCGGCTGCGGCCTTTGAGCGATTGTCCGGGGATTGGGCCGGCGGGATCGCCGTTATCGGAAATGCGCCGACGGCGCTCTTTCATCTGCTTGATCTGATTGAAGATGGCGCGGAACCGCCTGCGCTGATCGTTGGCATTCCGGTTGGCTTTGTCGGGGCGGTAGAATCTAAGGATGCGCTGGTGCAGAACTCACACAATGTGCCGTATATCACCGTACGCGGTCGGCGTGGCGGCAGCGCGATGGCTGCAGCCGCTGTCAATGCAATCGCCGGTGGGCTTGGCGCATGA
- a CDS encoding sirohydrochlorin chelatase — translation MSADGKTGIMVCGHGSRNQNAAREFAKVAEGLKERYPDTPVEYGYLEFCNPVIHAGLDRLKEQGVTRVLAVPGMLFAAGHAKNDIPSVLNTYQAQNPGMAIEYGRELGVDLKMIRAAGARIEEAVAKANAENGEVPPLETLLMVVGRGSSDPDANSNVSKVTRMLWEGMGFGWAETCYSGVTFPLVEPGLRHAAKLGYRRIIVFPYFLFTGVLVKRIYSHTDLVAADFPEIDFVKAGYLNDHALVIDTFQDRVEETREGLALMNCQMCKYREQVLGFEAEVGLAQESHHHHVEGIGGGLENCPCGGDCDASCRDEAFCREHGLPWTPLHDHSHDHADGHHHHHGDDHHHHHHHHPYPHADHPHGPASMKKR, via the coding sequence ATGAGTGCGGACGGCAAAACCGGGATCATGGTTTGCGGTCACGGCAGTCGCAATCAGAACGCAGCCCGTGAATTCGCCAAGGTCGCCGAAGGGCTCAAAGAACGTTATCCCGACACGCCCGTAGAATATGGCTACCTCGAATTCTGCAATCCCGTGATCCATGCCGGGCTGGACCGGTTGAAGGAGCAGGGGGTGACCCGTGTCCTTGCGGTGCCGGGGATGCTCTTTGCCGCCGGTCACGCCAAGAACGATATCCCCTCGGTGCTCAATACGTACCAGGCGCAAAATCCCGGTATGGCGATCGAATATGGCCGTGAACTCGGCGTCGATCTGAAGATGATCCGCGCCGCCGGCGCACGCATTGAGGAGGCCGTGGCAAAGGCGAATGCGGAAAATGGCGAGGTGCCGCCGCTGGAAACGCTCCTTATGGTGGTCGGCCGCGGCTCGTCTGATCCGGACGCAAACTCGAACGTTTCCAAGGTCACCCGCATGCTGTGGGAAGGGATGGGTTTCGGCTGGGCCGAGACCTGCTATTCGGGCGTGACCTTTCCCCTCGTCGAGCCGGGCCTCCGTCACGCCGCCAAACTTGGCTATCGCCGGATCATTGTCTTTCCCTATTTCCTGTTTACCGGTGTCCTGGTGAAGCGGATTTACAGCCATACCGATCTCGTGGCCGCTGATTTTCCGGAAATCGACTTCGTCAAGGCAGGTTACCTTAACGATCATGCGCTGGTGATCGATACGTTTCAGGACCGGGTCGAGGAAACCCGTGAAGGTTTGGCGCTGATGAACTGCCAGATGTGCAAATACCGCGAACAGGTGCTCGGGTTCGAGGCCGAGGTCGGTCTGGCGCAGGAGAGCCACCATCATCACGTCGAGGGCATTGGCGGCGGGCTGGAGAACTGCCCATGCGGTGGCGATTGTGATGCATCCTGCCGCGATGAAGCCTTCTGCCGTGAACACGGCCTGCCATGGACGCCGCTTCATGATCACAGTCACGATCATGCGGATGGTCACCACCACCATCATGGCGACGATCATCACCACCACCACCATCATCATCCCTATCCGCATGCGGATCACCCGCATGGACCGGCCTCGATGAAGAAGCGGTGA
- a CDS encoding DUF6732 family protein, translating to MTRMILFSIVSVFLPSSAYAHMGHVGEVAGHSHWVGIAAVLGAAALAVLVAKAAKRKQRADDETKAEEETEEQTEGGAA from the coding sequence ATGACACGCATGATTTTATTTTCGATCGTATCTGTTTTCCTGCCATCATCAGCCTATGCCCATATGGGGCATGTCGGAGAAGTTGCCGGTCATTCGCACTGGGTCGGCATCGCCGCCGTCCTGGGTGCTGCGGCTCTTGCTGTCCTTGTTGCCAAGGCTGCCAAGCGTAAGCAACGCGCCGACGATGAGACGAAAGCCGAGGAAGAGACCGAAGAGCAGACCGAAGGCGGCGCAGCATGA
- a CDS encoding class I SAM-dependent methyltransferase, with translation MDEMDLLIDLHKPAFRQGPGGDAETKRAISLSGLSGRPGLKIADIGCGTGASTIALAKSLKADITAVDFLPDFLSELEKRADAAGVLQHITTLAASMDGLSFEPSSLDAIWSEGAIYNIGFENGIRSWRSFLKPGGILAVSELTWLTQERPAELNEHWSREYPEVATASTKIAQLEANGYTPIGYFVLPEHCWLDNYYRPMQENLKALLEKYDRSEMARSFVAAEQREIDLYEQYAAFVSYGFFIARRLPD, from the coding sequence ATGGACGAAATGGATCTGTTGATAGACCTGCACAAGCCGGCATTCAGGCAGGGTCCGGGCGGCGATGCGGAAACGAAACGCGCCATTTCGCTTTCGGGGCTTTCCGGCCGTCCGGGTCTGAAGATTGCCGACATCGGATGCGGCACGGGCGCATCGACAATCGCGCTCGCAAAGTCCCTCAAAGCGGATATCACGGCGGTAGATTTCTTGCCCGATTTCCTGAGCGAACTGGAAAAACGCGCCGATGCCGCAGGTGTTTTGCAGCATATAACGACACTGGCCGCTTCCATGGACGGTTTGAGTTTCGAACCATCATCCCTCGACGCCATCTGGTCGGAAGGCGCTATATACAATATCGGCTTCGAAAACGGCATACGGAGCTGGCGCTCCTTTCTCAAGCCAGGTGGAATCCTTGCAGTTTCCGAACTCACATGGCTGACGCAGGAACGGCCGGCAGAACTGAATGAGCACTGGTCCCGGGAGTATCCGGAGGTCGCGACGGCATCGACAAAGATCGCGCAACTGGAAGCCAACGGCTACACGCCGATCGGCTATTTCGTCCTGCCCGAGCACTGCTGGCTGGATAATTACTATCGCCCCATGCAAGAGAATCTCAAGGCGCTCCTGGAAAAATACGATCGTTCGGAGATGGCCCGGTCGTTCGTTGCAGCGGAGCAACGGGAAATTGACCTCTACGAACAATATGCAGCCTTTGTCAGTTACGGCTTCTTTATCGCCCGCAGACTGCCGGACTGA
- a CDS encoding GNAT family N-acetyltransferase, protein MKTKLPIPSGTLRPTLSGDAGNILGLLQEKNVRRFLCDDKVLTRAEVADIVTEGERLDAKGMGYWVIEHAQKGFAGIVGLTPVSAEASVSPKMTNGVEPTIAVLPDMCGRGLASEAMDAIIDYARSTLGLSRLVAAVDKPNTRSHRLMLRSGFSQKGTAPGPAHLLVLYECDLQSLSSEP, encoded by the coding sequence ATGAAAACAAAACTACCGATCCCCTCCGGAACGCTACGTCCGACCTTGTCCGGCGATGCCGGTAACATTCTGGGTCTGTTGCAGGAGAAGAACGTGCGTCGTTTCCTTTGCGACGACAAGGTCCTGACCCGCGCCGAGGTCGCCGACATTGTCACCGAAGGCGAAAGACTGGATGCCAAGGGCATGGGCTACTGGGTGATCGAGCATGCGCAGAAAGGCTTTGCCGGTATCGTCGGTCTTACGCCTGTGTCGGCTGAGGCATCGGTGTCGCCCAAAATGACCAACGGGGTTGAACCGACCATTGCGGTTTTACCGGATATGTGCGGGCGCGGCCTGGCCAGCGAAGCCATGGACGCGATCATAGATTACGCCCGCTCGACATTGGGTCTTTCCCGGCTCGTTGCGGCCGTCGACAAACCGAACACCCGCTCGCACCGACTGATGCTAAGGTCGGGCTTTTCGCAGAAGGGTACCGCGCCAGGACCAGCCCATTTGCTGGTGCTTTACGAATGCGACCTTCAATCCCTGTCATCGGAACCGTGA
- a CDS encoding 2-hydroxychromene-2-carboxylate isomerase, with translation MSKPVDFYYDFVSSASYVAHKRLPKMVQDAGGAINWKPMLLGGVFKAVGNTGPATIAAKGKWMFDDLNRICARHGLPFSVNPKFPLNTVMALRGAIAAGRISEEVRDKYMDVMFDGAWANDDDISDPQVVMELMDNAGLPAQEIANMVQDQAIKDELRANTEEAVERGVFGAPTFFVNDEMHWGQDRVDDVIEALNRNG, from the coding sequence TTGTCGAAACCTGTTGATTTTTATTATGATTTTGTAAGCAGCGCGTCCTATGTCGCGCATAAGCGGTTGCCGAAGATGGTGCAGGATGCAGGCGGCGCGATCAACTGGAAACCGATGCTCCTCGGTGGTGTGTTCAAGGCAGTCGGAAATACCGGCCCGGCAACCATCGCGGCGAAAGGCAAATGGATGTTCGACGATCTGAACCGTATCTGCGCAAGGCATGGCTTACCGTTTTCGGTCAACCCGAAGTTCCCGCTCAACACGGTAATGGCTCTGCGCGGTGCGATCGCCGCAGGCCGGATCAGCGAAGAGGTTCGCGACAAATATATGGATGTCATGTTCGACGGTGCATGGGCGAATGATGATGATATCTCCGATCCGCAAGTTGTCATGGAACTCATGGACAATGCCGGTCTGCCCGCTCAGGAAATCGCAAACATGGTCCAGGATCAGGCGATCAAGGACGAGTTGCGTGCAAATACGGAAGAGGCGGTTGAAAGAGGCGTCTTTGGCGCACCCACATTCTTCGTCAATGACGAAATGCATTGGGGGCAGGACCGGGTTGATGACGTGATCGAGGCGCTTAACAGGAATGGCTGA
- a CDS encoding L,D-transpeptidase family protein, which translates to MRILSFPRLVLPLILATALSGASTFPAQASKGTADAVEETKVLPKARPERPVLMLVSIDNQTMRVFAGSELVYRSDVSTGKPGNDTPTGIFSVLEKRRYHESNIYSQAPMPFMQRLTWSGIALHESGDVPDYPASHGCVRLPAGFAKKLFGFTGIGAHVLIADDEVSPRPISHDKLFYPGGRPADIANPAASVVSATVKPMQRKDSGSLLTFGEPQEDVAANPIGVSLPVSDGYVMRTGFDPSLTPVGEDDGFEFPQSKEPIRILVTQRTGRELVRDIQMMLNQLGFDAGEADGLIGADTGAAILRYQKSRGEQPTGAVSVALARQLHLDTGRGAFSTGHIYVRQGFKPLFDAPVFLNDAEQPLGTHFLTALPHRDEQERLQWVYVTLSDNISASALLDIKESYGYRTTTAQSALNRIVMPQYVRKRLTTMMVPGSSLVITDGGLSSESHKGTDFIVLTD; encoded by the coding sequence ATGCGTATACTGTCTTTCCCACGACTGGTTCTGCCACTGATCCTTGCGACCGCACTTTCGGGCGCAAGCACCTTTCCCGCCCAAGCGTCTAAAGGGACGGCTGACGCCGTAGAAGAAACAAAGGTCCTCCCGAAAGCCCGGCCGGAGCGTCCGGTGCTGATGCTGGTCTCCATCGACAATCAGACCATGCGCGTCTTTGCAGGCAGCGAACTGGTCTACCGATCCGATGTGTCGACTGGTAAACCGGGCAACGATACGCCAACGGGCATCTTCAGCGTCCTGGAAAAGCGGCGCTACCACGAATCCAATATCTACAGCCAAGCCCCGATGCCTTTTATGCAAAGGCTGACCTGGTCAGGAATAGCGCTGCATGAATCGGGTGATGTGCCCGATTATCCAGCCTCGCATGGCTGTGTCCGTCTTCCCGCCGGATTTGCAAAAAAGCTGTTCGGATTTACCGGGATCGGAGCCCATGTTCTGATCGCGGACGATGAAGTATCGCCGCGGCCGATATCGCACGACAAGCTTTTTTATCCTGGTGGCAGGCCTGCCGACATCGCCAACCCGGCAGCCTCGGTGGTCTCCGCGACCGTCAAGCCCATGCAGCGCAAGGACAGCGGCTCTCTTCTGACCTTCGGGGAACCGCAAGAAGACGTGGCCGCAAATCCGATAGGCGTCAGTCTTCCGGTTTCGGACGGATATGTTATGCGGACAGGCTTCGATCCGTCTTTGACCCCGGTCGGTGAGGATGACGGTTTCGAGTTTCCGCAATCCAAAGAGCCGATCCGTATTCTGGTCACGCAACGAACCGGGCGGGAACTGGTTCGCGACATTCAAATGATGCTCAATCAGCTTGGCTTCGACGCCGGAGAGGCAGACGGGCTGATCGGTGCGGATACGGGTGCCGCTATTCTGCGTTACCAGAAAAGCCGCGGCGAGCAGCCGACCGGCGCTGTCTCTGTCGCGCTTGCGCGCCAACTGCATCTCGACACCGGACGCGGTGCGTTTTCGACCGGGCACATTTACGTGCGCCAGGGGTTTAAGCCTCTTTTCGATGCGCCGGTGTTTCTCAATGACGCCGAGCAACCGCTGGGAACCCATTTCCTGACGGCCCTTCCCCACCGGGATGAGCAGGAAAGACTGCAATGGGTTTACGTAACCTTGTCAGACAATATCAGCGCAAGCGCGCTTCTGGATATCAAGGAGAGTTACGGCTACCGGACAACAACGGCTCAGTCTGCACTCAACCGTATCGTCATGCCGCAATACGTGCGCAAACGGCTGACGACCATGATGGTGCCGGGATCGTCTCTTGTGATTACGGATGGCGGCCTCAGCTCCGAATCCCACAAGGGAACAGACTTCATCGTGCTGACGGACTGA